Proteins from a genomic interval of Geotrypetes seraphini chromosome 7, aGeoSer1.1, whole genome shotgun sequence:
- the LOC117363363 gene encoding uncharacterized protein LOC117363363 isoform X2 codes for MPSVSQWGGGVPGNMGLGLMPGCSYGSGWGVPVGMPGFCFPGPASVSWSPQVACILPGGQMVQTDGLGAVGSPGVAERPGGSGAERGSALTAGAVAGGGAAVSGPSSSLMPEVAVRGGSVQASDVSSLVGTAGQGVSGVSAGVSGASTTVSSAGARSSSRRFTDASAFVEPGREGVWEMLPPSSCSYSLWIVGHSFIHWASERACIRPGGRHLGLGHLGLRVSWWGQRGMHWSQLLVLLTDLRSRTSHPDILLIHLGGNDVDALTGKDLVNRIKDDLRVVWDWFPGVLLVWSDIVPRPSRIVSRRWTRGLAKLNRQVGKWVVGHGGWQIQHDWVDVNCLGLYHTDRVHLSDVGLDLLLDDFASSCEKFLSDRS; via the exons ATGCCTTCAGTTTCTCAATGGGGAGGGGGTGTTCCGGGTAATATGGGCTTGGGGCTGATGCCAGGGTGTAGTTATGGGTCTGGATGGGGTGTCCCTGTTGGTATGCCGGGGTTTTGTTTTCCTGGTCCTGCCTCTGTTTCTTGGTCTCCACAGGTGGCGTGTATCCTTCCGGGAGGACAGATGGTGCAGACGGATGGATTGGGAGCAGTGGGCAGTCCCGGAGTTGCAGAGCGACCTGGCGGTTCTGGTGCGGAGCGCGGATCGGCGCTGACTGCTGGTGCAGTTGCTGGCGGAGGCGCTGCGGTTTCTGGCCCCAGTTCATCCCTGATGCCTGAGGTTGCTGTTCGTGGCGGCTCGGTTCAAGCTTCTGATGTCTCTTCCTTGGTGGGGACTGCTGGCCAAGGCGTCTCTGGAGTGTCTGCAGGAGTGTCGGGAGCTTCTACTACTG TTTCGTCGGCTGGCGCCAGGAGCTCGAGCAGAAGGTTCACGGATGCCAGCGCGTTTGTGGAGCCTGGTCGGGAAGGAGTCTGGGAGATGCTCC CTCCCAGTTCCTGTTCCTATTCTCTGTGGATCGTGGGCCATTCTTTCATCCACTGGGCTAGTGAACGTGCATGTATCCGCCCGGGTGGCCGTCATCTTGGACTGGGGCATTTGGGACTTCGTGTTTCCTGGTGGGGACAACGCGGGATGCATTGGAGTCAACTTTTGGTCTTATTGACTGATTTGCGATCTCGGACTAGTCATCCTGACATACTTCTGATACATTTGGGGGGGAATGATGTGGATGCATTGACGGGAAAGGATTTGGTCAATAGGATCAAAGATGATCTGCGGGTGGTGTGGGATTGGTTCCCGGGGGTGTTGCTAGTATGGTCTGACATAGTGCCTCGTCCAAGTCGTATAGTGTCCCGGCGTTGGACAAGGGGCCTGGCCAAGCTCAACAGGCAAGTTGGGAAATGGGTGGTGGGTCACGGTGGGTGGCAGATACAGCATGATTGGGTGGACGTTAATTGTCTTGGTTTGTATCATACCGATAGGGTTCACTTGTCGGATGTGGGATTGGATCTTCTGCTGGATGATTTCGCGTCCAGTTGTGAGAAGTTCCTCAGTGATCGTTCATAG
- the LOC117363363 gene encoding elastin-like isoform X3, with the protein MPSVSQWGGGVPGNMGLGLMPGCSYGSGWGVPVGMPGFCFPGPASVSWSPQVACILPGGQMVQTDGLGAVGSPGVAERPGGSGAERGSALTAGAVAGGGAAVSGPSSSLMPEVAVRGGSVQASDVSSLVGTAGQGVSGVSAGVSGASTTAPSSCSYSLWIVGHSFIHWASERACIRPGGRHLGLGHLGLRVSWWGQRGMHWSQLLVLLTDLRSRTSHPDILLIHLGGNDVDALTGKDLVNRIKDDLRVVWDWFPGVLLVWSDIVPRPSRIVSRRWTRGLAKLNRQVGKWVVGHGGWQIQHDWVDVNCLGLYHTDRVHLSDVGLDLLLDDFASSCEKFLSDRS; encoded by the exons ATGCCTTCAGTTTCTCAATGGGGAGGGGGTGTTCCGGGTAATATGGGCTTGGGGCTGATGCCAGGGTGTAGTTATGGGTCTGGATGGGGTGTCCCTGTTGGTATGCCGGGGTTTTGTTTTCCTGGTCCTGCCTCTGTTTCTTGGTCTCCACAGGTGGCGTGTATCCTTCCGGGAGGACAGATGGTGCAGACGGATGGATTGGGAGCAGTGGGCAGTCCCGGAGTTGCAGAGCGACCTGGCGGTTCTGGTGCGGAGCGCGGATCGGCGCTGACTGCTGGTGCAGTTGCTGGCGGAGGCGCTGCGGTTTCTGGCCCCAGTTCATCCCTGATGCCTGAGGTTGCTGTTCGTGGCGGCTCGGTTCAAGCTTCTGATGTCTCTTCCTTGGTGGGGACTGCTGGCCAAGGCGTCTCTGGAGTGTCTGCAGGAGTGTCGGGAGCTTCTACTACTG CTCCCAGTTCCTGTTCCTATTCTCTGTGGATCGTGGGCCATTCTTTCATCCACTGGGCTAGTGAACGTGCATGTATCCGCCCGGGTGGCCGTCATCTTGGACTGGGGCATTTGGGACTTCGTGTTTCCTGGTGGGGACAACGCGGGATGCATTGGAGTCAACTTTTGGTCTTATTGACTGATTTGCGATCTCGGACTAGTCATCCTGACATACTTCTGATACATTTGGGGGGGAATGATGTGGATGCATTGACGGGAAAGGATTTGGTCAATAGGATCAAAGATGATCTGCGGGTGGTGTGGGATTGGTTCCCGGGGGTGTTGCTAGTATGGTCTGACATAGTGCCTCGTCCAAGTCGTATAGTGTCCCGGCGTTGGACAAGGGGCCTGGCCAAGCTCAACAGGCAAGTTGGGAAATGGGTGGTGGGTCACGGTGGGTGGCAGATACAGCATGATTGGGTGGACGTTAATTGTCTTGGTTTGTATCATACCGATAGGGTTCACTTGTCGGATGTGGGATTGGATCTTCTGCTGGATGATTTCGCGTCCAGTTGTGAGAAGTTCCTCAGTGATCGTTCATAG
- the LOC117363363 gene encoding uncharacterized protein LOC117363363 isoform X1, giving the protein MGCSISCAYFEMFSSFLHWVLVQQVGVDSVVHYLDDFLFIGAGSSGVCARLKQVFEDLAEDFGVPLARDKSEGPVTSLVFLGIELDTEALVTRLPLLKVRQLLGLIEQVIQAPKSTLHTIQSLLGSLNFACRVLPMGRAFSRRLAASTSGVRDRHHFLRLPAGVRADLRMWAVFLRDFNGTVPMLAPELSSVDLELFSDAAGGVGFGLYCNGDWCAERWPAEWVRSGVTKNITLLELFPLLVACELWSGVLRNRRVVFWCDNLGVVEVVNRQAARCLAVNALMRELVLRCLRLNLFVRARHVPGLQNGIADALSRFNFLQFRRLAPGARAEGSRMPARLWSLVGKESGRCSLPVPVPILCGSWAILSSTGLVNVHVSARVAVILDWGIWDFVFPGGDNAGCIGVNFWSY; this is encoded by the exons ATGGGCTGTTCCATTTCGTGTGCGTACTTCGAAATGTTCAGTTCCTTTTTGCATTGGGTTTTAGTTCAGCAGGTAGGTGTTGACTCTGTTGTGCATTATCTGGATGACTTCTTGTTTATAGGTGCAGGGAGTAGCGGGGTTTGTGCGCGTCTTAAGCAGGTTTTTGAGGACTTGGCGGAGGATTTCGGTGTGCCTTTAGCGCGTGACAAATCGGAGGGGCCGGTTACttctttggtttttttggggATAGAGTTGGACACAGAGGCTCTAGTTACTCGGCTGCCTCTGTTGAAGGTTCGTCAACTGCTAGGACTCATAGAGCAGGTGATTCAGGCTCCTAAGTCTACCTTGCACACGATTCAGTCTCTATTGGGGTCTCTCAATTTTGCCTGTCGAGTTCTTCCTATGGGTAGGGCTTTTTCGCGTAGGTTGGCAGCGTCCACGTCTGGGGTACGGGATCGTCATCATTTTTTGCGTCTCCCGGCGGGTGTACGTGCTGATTTGCGTATGTGGGCCGTTTTTCTTCGGGATTTTAATGGTACGGTACCGATGCTGGCGCCTGAGCTTTCTAGCGTTGATCTTGAGCTATTTTCTGATGCGGCGGGTGGTGTTGGCTTCGGTTTGTATTGCAATGGTGACTGGTGTGCCGAGCGTTGGCCTGCGGAATGGGTGCGGTCCGGCGTCACAAAGAATATTACCTTGTTGGAATTATTTCCGCTCCTGGTGGCTTGTGAGCTCTGGTCTGGGGTCTTGCGCAATAGACGGGTGGTGTTCTGGTGTGACAATTTAGGAGTAGTGGAGGTCGTTAATCGGCAGGCGGCGCGATGTTTGGCGGTCAATGCGCTCATGCGGGAGTTGGTTTTGCGCTGTTTGCGTCTGAATTTGTTTGTTCGTGCTCGTCATGTTCCGGGTCTGCAAAATGGCATTGCTGATGCTTTGTCTCGTTTCAATTTTTTGCAGTTTCGTCGGCTGGCGCCAGGAGCTCGAGCAGAAGGTTCACGGATGCCAGCGCGTTTGTGGAGCCTGGTCGGGAAGGAGTCTGGGAGATGCTCC CTCCCAGTTCCTGTTCCTATTCTCTGTGGATCGTGGGCCATTCTTTCATCCACTGGGCTAGTGAACGTGCATGTATCCGCCCGGGTGGCCGTCATCTTGGACTGGGGCATTTGGGACTTCGTGTTTCCTGGTGGGGACAACGCGGGATGCATTGGAGTCAACTTTTGGTCTTATTGA